From Saccharothrix espanaensis DSM 44229, the proteins below share one genomic window:
- a CDS encoding lactate utilization protein B, with translation MTFLGMPTLSGEPFPVAARAGLENAQMRRNLTKATGTIRAKRAAVVAELPDWTRLRAAGAAIKDSVLADLPTHLLRLEAALTERGTTVHWARDAAEANRIITDLVTATGSTEVIKVKSMATAEIGLNEALAAAGIRAVETDLAELIVQLADDKPSHILVPAIHKGRAEIRDLFRREMPGVDPDLTDDPRALAEAARKYLRHKFTTVDVAVSGANFAVADSGALVVVESEGNGRMCLTLPRTLISVVGIEKLVPTWQDLEVFLQLLPRSSTGERMNPYTSVWTGPTEGQTGHVVLVDNGRAATLSDPAGRAALRCIRCSACLNSCPVYERTGGHAYGSVYPGPIGAVLSPQLTGVEHNRTLPFASSLCGVCYDVCPVAIDIPSMLVHLREKVTESEGVNAEAAAMRAVAWVMSDAKRWRRVLRAGRFGRALGRRRDRIGRLPPPLSAWTDARDLPRPPRQTFGDWWESR, from the coding sequence ATGACGTTCCTGGGCATGCCCACGCTCAGCGGCGAGCCGTTCCCGGTGGCCGCGCGCGCCGGCCTGGAGAACGCGCAGATGCGGCGCAACCTGACCAAGGCCACCGGCACGATCCGGGCCAAGCGGGCGGCGGTCGTCGCGGAACTGCCCGACTGGACGCGGCTGCGGGCCGCCGGCGCGGCGATCAAGGACTCCGTGCTGGCCGACCTGCCCACCCACCTGCTGCGGCTGGAGGCGGCGCTCACCGAGCGCGGCACCACCGTGCACTGGGCGCGCGACGCCGCCGAGGCGAACCGGATCATCACCGACCTGGTCACGGCGACCGGCAGCACCGAGGTGATCAAGGTCAAGTCCATGGCCACCGCGGAGATCGGCCTCAACGAGGCGCTGGCCGCGGCCGGCATCCGGGCGGTCGAGACGGACCTGGCCGAGTTGATCGTGCAACTCGCCGACGACAAGCCCAGCCACATCCTGGTGCCCGCGATCCACAAGGGCCGCGCGGAGATCCGCGACCTGTTCAGGCGCGAGATGCCCGGCGTGGACCCGGACCTGACCGACGACCCGCGCGCGCTCGCGGAGGCGGCGCGCAAGTACCTGCGGCACAAGTTCACCACCGTGGACGTGGCGGTGTCCGGCGCCAACTTCGCGGTGGCCGACAGCGGCGCGCTGGTCGTGGTCGAGTCCGAGGGCAACGGCCGGATGTGCCTGACCCTGCCGCGCACCCTGATCAGCGTGGTCGGCATCGAGAAGCTGGTGCCCACGTGGCAGGACCTGGAGGTGTTCCTGCAACTGCTCCCCCGCTCGTCCACGGGCGAGCGGATGAACCCCTACACGTCGGTGTGGACCGGCCCGACCGAAGGGCAGACCGGCCACGTCGTGCTGGTGGACAACGGCCGGGCGGCCACCCTGTCGGACCCGGCCGGGCGGGCGGCGTTGCGCTGCATCCGGTGCTCGGCGTGCCTGAACTCGTGCCCGGTGTACGAGCGCACCGGCGGCCACGCCTACGGGTCGGTCTACCCCGGCCCGATCGGCGCGGTGCTGTCACCACAGCTGACCGGCGTGGAGCACAACCGGACGCTGCCGTTCGCGTCGTCGCTGTGCGGCGTCTGCTACGACGTGTGCCCGGTCGCGATCGACATCCCGTCGATGCTGGTGCACCTGCGGGAGAAGGTGACCGAGTCCGAGGGCGTGAACGCCGAGGCGGCGGCGATGCGCGCCGTGGCGTGGGTGATGTCCGACGCGAAGCGGTGGCGGCGGGTCCTGCGCGCGGGCCGGTTCGGCCGGGCGCTGGGCCGCCGCCGCGACCGCATCGGACGGCTCCCCCCGCCGCTGTCGGCCTGGACCGACGCGCGCGACCTGCCCCGGCCGCCGCGGCAGACCTTCGGCGACTGGTGGGAGTCCCGGTGA
- a CDS encoding RidA family protein — protein sequence MPHEIINPDDLHDPVDFGYSHVAATSGDLVFVAGQYGSGPDGQVTSDDFAEQVRQSLANLRTALRAVGLDYAHVVRLGTYIVDHDADKLAVWAGAVAEIWGRKPPAQTLIGVATLALPDMKFEVEAVAARP from the coding sequence ATGCCGCACGAGATCATCAACCCCGACGACCTGCACGACCCGGTCGACTTCGGCTACAGCCACGTCGCCGCGACCTCCGGCGACCTGGTGTTCGTCGCCGGCCAGTACGGCTCCGGCCCGGACGGGCAGGTGACGTCCGACGACTTCGCCGAGCAGGTCCGCCAGTCGCTGGCCAACCTGCGCACCGCGCTGCGCGCCGTCGGCCTCGACTACGCCCACGTGGTGCGCCTGGGCACCTACATCGTCGACCACGACGCGGACAAGCTGGCCGTGTGGGCCGGCGCCGTCGCCGAGATCTGGGGCCGCAAGCCACCCGCCCAGACCCTGATCGGCGTGGCCACGCTCGCGCTGCCCGACATGAAGTTCGAGGTCGAAGCAGTCGCCGCCCGCCCTTGA
- a CDS encoding (Fe-S)-binding protein, which yields MRVALFVTCLVDGLFPDVGKATVALLERLGHEVVVPRGQTCCGQMHVNTGYAGQALPIVRNHVRAFADADVVVAPSGSCAGSVRHQHAHVARAHGDAGLGDEAERIAERTYELSEFLVDVLGVTDVGAYFPHRVTYHPTCHSLRVLRVGDRPLRLLREVRGIDLVELPAAETCCGFGGTFAVKNADTSTAMLADKMRAVLDTGARVLTAGDSSCLMHIGGGLSRLRAGVRPLHLAQVLASTADRPAEVAR from the coding sequence GTGAGAGTCGCGCTGTTCGTCACCTGCCTCGTGGACGGCCTGTTCCCGGACGTCGGCAAGGCCACCGTCGCGCTGCTGGAACGCCTCGGCCACGAGGTCGTCGTGCCGCGCGGGCAGACGTGCTGCGGCCAGATGCACGTCAACACCGGGTACGCCGGGCAGGCGCTGCCGATCGTGCGCAACCACGTGCGGGCGTTCGCGGACGCCGACGTGGTGGTGGCCCCGTCCGGCTCGTGCGCGGGGTCCGTCCGCCACCAGCACGCCCACGTGGCCCGTGCGCACGGCGACGCCGGCCTGGGCGACGAGGCGGAGCGGATCGCGGAGCGGACCTACGAGCTGTCGGAGTTCCTGGTCGACGTGCTGGGCGTGACCGATGTCGGCGCGTACTTCCCGCACCGGGTCACCTACCACCCCACGTGCCACTCGCTGCGCGTCCTGCGCGTCGGCGACCGGCCGCTGCGGCTGCTGCGCGAGGTGCGCGGCATCGACCTGGTCGAACTGCCGGCCGCCGAGACGTGCTGCGGGTTCGGCGGCACCTTCGCGGTCAAGAACGCCGACACGTCCACGGCGATGCTCGCGGACAAGATGCGGGCGGTGCTCGACACCGGCGCGCGGGTGCTCACGGCGGGCGACTCGTCGTGCCTGATGCACATCGGCGGCGGCCTGAGCAGGCTGCGCGCCGGAGTGCGTCCGCTGCACCTGGCCCAGGTCCTGGCGAGCACCGCCGACCGGCCCGCCGAGGTGGCGCGATGA
- a CDS encoding PLP-dependent aminotransferase family protein produces the protein MGAPRAQTSTPTAPAPRNPDPAAGGTRPADGEPDDAEFEIPAAGLTSQQRKRALNTLETYLVGKHEHMVGFQGNQDMGHAQQDLARFLDFHLNNVGDPFQQGNYKPNTKVVERAVLDRYASLWRAECPYDAENPDSYWGYVLTMGSTEGNLYALASARDYLSGRKLIGAPDGGSDPSTSQMVYVQAAPPARLVPAARDGDSPTADPRNAYRPVAFYSEDTHYSVIKAVRTLAIDTFGAIGTTEYPGQCPIADRWPMEVPSKGGADGSGEIDVDKLEALVRFFAERGHPVLLLLNFGTTFKGAYDNVEKVAARLIPILRQHGLLEREIEFEPGRTDRRRGFWVHVDGALGAGIMPFLRQAAEEDPTSELAIALHRELKGKVPEFDFGLRVDGVDVVGSLVMSGHKWAGAPFPCGVFMTKNKFRVEPAATPAYTGSPDTTFAGSRNGLSPLVLWNHLASKSTREHAAAAVRALRTTRYLESSLRELEDRLDREDRLPEGGLYVDRSPMALTVRFRRPHDRLIEKWSLSCQPMNTNAGEPRHYAHVFVMPSVTEDKVDLLMEDLFTEGAFDRPTPVHHPRPTTAATAFATDVHPLALVPTTGRGFQ, from the coding sequence GTGGGCGCACCGCGAGCGCAGACTTCGACGCCCACCGCCCCGGCTCCCCGCAACCCCGACCCCGCCGCCGGAGGAACCCGCCCGGCGGACGGCGAGCCCGACGACGCGGAGTTCGAGATCCCCGCCGCAGGGCTGACCTCGCAGCAGCGCAAGCGCGCGCTCAACACGCTGGAGACGTACCTGGTCGGCAAGCACGAGCACATGGTGGGCTTCCAAGGCAACCAGGACATGGGGCACGCGCAGCAGGACCTCGCCCGGTTCCTCGACTTCCACCTCAACAACGTCGGCGACCCGTTCCAGCAGGGCAACTACAAACCCAACACGAAGGTCGTGGAACGCGCGGTGCTGGACCGCTACGCCTCGCTGTGGCGGGCGGAGTGCCCTTACGACGCCGAGAACCCCGACAGCTACTGGGGTTACGTGCTGACGATGGGGTCGACCGAGGGCAACCTGTACGCGCTGGCCTCCGCGCGTGACTACCTGTCGGGGCGCAAGCTGATCGGCGCGCCCGACGGCGGGTCCGACCCGTCGACGTCGCAGATGGTGTACGTGCAGGCCGCGCCGCCCGCGCGGCTGGTGCCGGCGGCCCGGGACGGCGACTCGCCGACGGCCGACCCGCGCAACGCCTACCGGCCGGTGGCGTTCTACTCCGAGGACACCCACTACTCGGTGATCAAGGCCGTGCGGACGCTGGCGATCGACACGTTCGGCGCGATCGGCACCACCGAGTACCCGGGCCAGTGCCCGATCGCCGACCGGTGGCCGATGGAGGTGCCGTCCAAGGGCGGCGCGGACGGCAGCGGCGAGATCGACGTCGACAAGCTGGAGGCGCTGGTCCGGTTCTTCGCCGAGCGCGGCCACCCGGTCCTGCTGCTGCTCAACTTCGGCACCACGTTCAAGGGCGCGTACGACAACGTCGAGAAGGTCGCCGCCCGACTGATCCCGATCCTGCGGCAGCACGGCCTGCTGGAGCGCGAGATCGAGTTCGAGCCGGGGCGCACCGACCGCCGGCGCGGCTTCTGGGTGCACGTGGACGGGGCGCTGGGTGCCGGGATCATGCCGTTCCTGCGGCAGGCGGCCGAGGAGGACCCCACCAGCGAACTGGCCATCGCGTTGCACCGGGAGCTGAAGGGCAAGGTCCCCGAGTTCGACTTCGGGCTGCGAGTCGACGGCGTGGACGTGGTCGGCTCGTTGGTGATGAGCGGCCACAAGTGGGCCGGCGCGCCGTTCCCGTGCGGCGTGTTCATGACGAAGAACAAGTTCCGCGTGGAGCCGGCGGCGACACCCGCGTACACGGGCTCGCCGGACACCACGTTCGCCGGATCGCGCAACGGCCTGTCGCCGTTGGTGCTGTGGAACCACTTGGCGTCCAAGTCCACCCGGGAACACGCGGCGGCCGCCGTGCGGGCGTTGCGCACGACCCGGTACCTGGAAAGCTCCCTGCGCGAACTGGAAGACCGCCTGGACCGCGAAGACCGCCTACCCGAAGGCGGCCTGTACGTGGACCGCAGCCCGATGGCCCTGACGGTCCGCTTCCGCCGACCGCACGACCGGCTCATCGAGAAGTGGTCCCTGTCGTGCCAGCCGATGAACACCAACGCGGGCGAACCACGCCACTACGCCCACGTGTTCGTGATGCCGTCGGTGACGGAGGACAAGGTCGACCTGCTCATGGAAGACCTCTTCACCGAAGGAGCCTTCGACCGCCCGACCCCCGTCCACCACCCACGCCCGACGACCGCCGCGACCGCGTTCGCCACCGACGTCCACCCACTGGCCCTGGTGCCGACCACCGGCCGCGGCTTCCAGTGA
- a CDS encoding LutC/YkgG family protein gives MSSARDEVLARVTRALADRPAAPVVPHDYRRERGPGEVELFAERVRDYRAEVHAVPAADVPAAVAEALRARGASAVVTPPGVPDEWVPAQVRTSSAEAADAVVTGCHVAVAATGTIVLDHDAPDQGVRALTLLPDYHLVVVPRDRIVADVPDAVTALAGVRTQTWISGPSATSDIELERVEGVHGPRTLVVVVAL, from the coding sequence GTGAGCAGCGCCCGCGACGAGGTACTGGCCCGCGTCACCCGCGCGCTCGCCGACCGCCCGGCCGCGCCGGTCGTCCCGCACGACTACCGCCGCGAGCGCGGGCCCGGCGAGGTCGAGCTGTTCGCCGAGCGGGTCCGCGACTACCGGGCCGAGGTCCACGCGGTGCCCGCCGCCGACGTGCCGGCCGCCGTCGCCGAGGCCCTGCGCGCACGCGGCGCGTCCGCCGTGGTGACCCCGCCGGGAGTGCCGGACGAGTGGGTGCCGGCGCAGGTGCGCACGTCGTCGGCGGAGGCGGCGGACGCCGTGGTCACCGGCTGCCACGTGGCGGTGGCCGCGACGGGCACGATCGTGCTCGACCACGACGCCCCCGACCAGGGCGTCCGGGCGCTGACCCTGCTGCCCGACTACCACCTGGTGGTCGTGCCCCGGGACCGGATCGTGGCCGACGTGCCCGACGCGGTCACCGCCCTGGCCGGGGTCCGCACCCAGACGTGGATCAGCGGTCCGTCGGCCACCAGCGACATCGAGCTGGAACGGGTCGAGGGCGTGCACGGCCCCCGCACGCTGGTCGTGGTCGTCGCGCTCTGA